The Musa acuminata AAA Group cultivar baxijiao chromosome BXJ1-8, Cavendish_Baxijiao_AAA, whole genome shotgun sequence genomic sequence aattttttttaattttatattcgtCTAACCTTTGGTAGATGAGAAAGAGTGTCTTCTTGTTTTTTTTCCTTATGTCATTTAAGAAATCTTTTTAGCTCATTATAAGAATGACATCATCGTGAGGCTCCTCATAGCCTCTCTATAGCACCCTTCGTATGTGACTTTTATTGAaatgttttaatttttataattatctttTGTAAGACGAGGTAGTTATATATTATTAGTCATTTTGACTTGAGATACCATattaaaggggaaaaaaaagtgaTTGAGAGAGTTAGAGAAGAAAAATTGAGAGATGAAATAAAaggtaaattaaaattttttatttcttgtagATAAGTCTCTAcacttttttctttctcactATTTTTCCCATCATAAAGCTCATCTATTTGTAGGGTCGTAGATGAAAATTATAAGGCTAAATTGTAAAGGCTACATTCATATACTTTTATTGTATATAACATATTTAATTTACTAGtagtttattattttcataacttCCTTCTTCGTGATGATCTTTATCATAGTGTAACCTCTCCATTATTACTAAATTCTAGAGATTATAATAATTTTCTCTCTTGTGATCATGAAAGATTTCAATCATCTCTTTTAAGTAAGTTTAATTTTCTTAATATTTATTAGAAGCTAAGGATGAGAAGGCACAGCAGAGAGATGCTTCTTCAAGATCCCCGAAATAGAGCAAGCAGGGAAGCAGACCGAAGAAGGGGTGAGCCCACGAGGAGACCCATAGGGGCGGTCGACTCAAGCGAAGGCAAATATATCATGATTCGATAACAAATCCTCTTCAATTGTACTTCGAATTATAATCATCCAATACCATTTTAAAACATCATATCATATGTGAGCGATTCGATCAagactcaaaaatattataagcaaCTTGATATCATTCAATTGGTATCGAACCACGATTTGATAGTTCCAAccggtaaataaataaatataaatacataaatatattatttatttatttttatatttatatatgaggGCGTAACATAATTTCACCGATATGAGTCTTTTCTTATTATGGAATCATATCTTttctcatcatcattatcattttatttatatGGTCGATGAAAGCACAGATTTTATTAGATATATCCAATTCAAAGTCTCTTCTGTCCCAAAGAGAGGGAACGGGCAGAGGAAAGGGGCTTACAACCCATTGGGGGCCCGAACCCCAATGGGCCTTTCGGGTTCGAGTCCATCACAGAGCTGAGGCCTAGTTGAGTCGACGACGAGCTATACGGGGTTCAGAAGGAAGGGTTAAAGTCGGACCAGATCGTCTCTCATCGGAACGCTTCAGCACTCGGACACATAGGCTCGCGGCGGAGGGAGGATCATCGGCTGGGGCGGGCGGGCGTATCGCTGATGGGCGGCTCCTCTTGTGCCCAAACATCAACATCCGGCCGTCACTGCCGCCCCGCCCTTGTTGATTATTTAGGTTTTCGTTCCTTCTCGCCCGAGTTGTTTCTCTATCGTATTCACTCATCTCCAGATTTAACATTTGAGGTCTGAGACTTGTTCTGGTTTCTGTGAAATCTTGGCGAGCGTCTACGGGAGATGTCCAAGTTCGACACTTTTGGAGGTAATAGGGACGTGATCTTTTGGACGAAAAGTGAGTGTGGGCATCGGAATGAGATAAGGAGTTAGAGACGGAGAGTTTGGGGACTGCAAAAAACAGAGAGAGAATAGGGAGGAGGAGATAAGGAGGGTGGCGTCGGAGGGGTTGGTGTTTGTTAGAGTCACTGTCGTGTGGCGAGACCACGTGAAGCAACGCCGCCACGGCTACGTGCTCACCATCCCTCCTGCCCAATCTCCTACCTTGCGGGGCCCAGATAGGATGTTACGTCGGATTGAATACATCACTTCATTATATACCTCCTATACCTTAACAATGTAAAGGAGGACTATATGCTCAAGCAAGGAGTGGGAAAAGATTTGCTGCTGATCTCCGTTAACTACTTTAAATTAATAATTGATTAACACTTAATTTACAATTTACCTTTAAGAAATTCATTATAATGGTAGAAATATCAGGGGGTATTTTATTAATATTCTCGGTTTTActaaagaaataattttttttataatttataatgtgATTCATGTTTAATGTCTATCAGGGCTccgaataaaaaagaaaaaaaaaacgtgCTGAATATgccaatgaagaagaagaagaagaagtattaAGAAATTGTAAGTATCTGTGTCTTTTCCAGCGACGTCGAAATTTCTTTATCCTTTTTTGTGACTCTGTTTCGCATCCGTCCTTTTCTCCGGAATGGCAACAATGTCCGGCAGACTAACATTAGCCGTCCATTTGGGTTTCCACGAATCAGAACCACCCATCTCCGAGGTAGGAAAGGTATATACGCATCGTGTTCAGCGTCGTCGACCCTCTCCGTCTTCTCTACCTCGGTCCGTTGCCTCATTAGATATTTTCCATCTCCTTCTCCATTTGCGCGTCAAAGTCCGAGCAACACAAATAGCTTCTCACGGCGTCCGCGTTGAAGGCGGGTGCCGTGAGGAGTACTAAAGGAGAAGACACAATGGAGCTACGCTAGGTCACGTGAGGGGCACGTGTTTTGATCAGATAAATACACCTATATGAATTTTCTATGTCCTCgatattttcttattatttttattcccATATGGGGATAGAGGGAAAACCTTGTGTGGTGTGTATATATGAGAAGGTGTGTCAGAAGATATCCTTAGGGAGGAAAGAAGAGTAGAGCCGCACCTGAGTGAGGCGAGGCGGTGCAGGTCTTCTTCCTGTTCTGGTGTTCTGCAGCGTTAGAAGAAGGGTCGAGTGAGGGACGTATGACCTTTTAGACACCCCCTTCACGGGCTCTTCGAGAGGAGATGGGGATTTGGCCGTGAGCCTCTGCCTGTTATTTTATCAAATACTTGTCAAGCTTTTCGCAGCCTTCTGTTTGACCAATTGGGTttggggaggagaaggaggaggaggtggtggtggtggtgtttggGCTTGGGGGAGGATGGGAGTTCAGGTCGGCGGGACGTGCTTGCAGTGGCCGCAGCTGTCGCCCACCAACTCCACGGCTCTCTCCCAGGCCGCCTTCGCTGCCTTGGTTTCTAGTCTCAGGTGCAGCCAGAGGACCCGTGGCTGCGACCGCGCCCTCGCCTCGCCCTTCCTCGGCGCCGGCACTGCCAAGCTGTTGAAGTCCAGATCGCTCAAGGTTCGCAGAGGGAGAGGAAGGCGAAGCGTTGATCAAGCCTTGCGCCGAGCCTTCAGCGCCAGCCTTGACCGCTTTGCGACTGGTGATgatgaggaggacgaggaggatgaGGAGTTCGTGCTGAGGCTTGAGGAATTGGCCCTCGAGCTCCAGCGGCAACAGGGAGACGGCAGCGAGGAGGTGACCGTTTCAGAGTCGTGGAGGAGTGGAGGAGGTGAGGCCTTGTCTTCCTCTGCGTCGTTTTGCTCTGATTCGAGCCCGGCGCCTTCTCCTTTGCCCTTGACGAGCAAGCAAGAGCCGTCGACCGAGGCACCGTGGGTCCCGGTCCGGCCGGAACCGCCGGAGTGGCCCGACCAGATCGTGCCGGCGAGCGTGGAGAAGAACGCGAACAGCGTGGAGCTACCGCTCTCGCTCCGGATCATAAAGCGGAAGAAGCGGTGGGAGGACGGTTGGCTCCGGGAGGCGGGCGAGTCAGCCTGCTGCTCCGTCAAGCGGGCCTTCTCGTCCATGGTGTTCATGATCCGGGAGATCCAGAGCTACACTCTCCAGATGCGGGAGGTGATCTTCCGCGAGGATCTCCAGGGGATCCTGTCGCGGGTACAACGGGAGATGAACTCCTCCTTCGTCTGGCTCTTTCAGCAGGTCTTCTCGTGCACCCCGACCCTCATGGTCTCTGTCATGCTCCTCTTAGCCAACTTCACTGTCTTCTCCATGGGCCACCTCGAGGCCGCAGCCATGGCCGCGCCCAACCCGCCGACCCAGTCGATGCTTGAGAACATCGTAGTGGAAGACCATCGCCAGACCCATCACAACTTCTCCATCAAGAACTTCTCCTCCACTGGGAGGACCGCTTCCATCGGAGGTGGCGGTGGGGGGAAGGCGAAGCCGGTGGCCGGCGCCACCGGCGACGGGCGGTCGGATGACAGGTCCCTCTCGTACAGGACGATTCTCCCCGACGGCGTTTCGACAGCGCCAGGGGCGATGAACACCGAGGAGGGAAAAGGAGCAAGTGGCGAGGGCGAGTCGGAAGCGGTTGCGGGGGCAGAAGAGCAGCAGGAAGAGGAGGCGAGGCTCTGGAAGGCGATACTGGAAGAGGCGTCGAAGACGCAAGCGAGGGACGAGGCGTTGATGGACCCGGAGACGCTACGCCGCTTCGTCTCGCCCGTGACGGTCGTGCTGGAGCCCGACGACCTCGCGGACTACCTGCGGATGGAGATAATGTACCATCAAGCCCTGTCGCAGGACCCGGAGAACAGTCTTCTCCTCGCCAACTTCGCTCAATTCCTCTATCTCGTCCTCCACGATCACGACAGGTAACTTGATCTCATTCTTACGTACTAATTACTCCTTCTGTGATCCCCGCAAACTGTTCGACTATTtgcactcacagaaggcagtttttTAATCCTTATGAGGCAACTGTTTGTCTTAATGACTAAGAGAAGATGATACAAAGGAGATTACATTGGACTAAAATAATGTGTTGGGCGACGGCCATATGACAGGGCGGAACACTACTACAAGAGGGCGGCGGGGACGGAGCCGAAGGACGCGGAGGCATTGAGTCGCTACGCGAGCTTCCTGTGGCTGGCGAGGAAGGATCTGGTGGCAGCGGAGGAGACCTACCTGGAAGCCATCGCCGCGGATCCCGGCAACGCCGTCCACGCCGCCAACTACGCCCATTTCTTGTGGAGCACCGGCGGCGAGGACACTTGCTATCCCCTGGAGGGCGACGGTGCATGGCGGTAGCAAACACAAGCTAAAAGCAAATAAGAAACAAAACCAACAGTACATATTTGAGGGAAAAAGACAAAAGTCGGGCTACAGTGGCGATACAAcactacatatttatatatattatcacTAGGGAGGTATTTGGTGTCAGAAAAGGATGAACGGACGGAGGAATTGGCCTTTTGGTGGGGCAGAAGGGCTGGTCTTT encodes the following:
- the LOC135680563 gene encoding uncharacterized protein LOC135680563, with translation MGVQVGGTCLQWPQLSPTNSTALSQAAFAALVSSLRCSQRTRGCDRALASPFLGAGTAKLLKSRSLKVRRGRGRRSVDQALRRAFSASLDRFATGDDEEDEEDEEFVLRLEELALELQRQQGDGSEEVTVSESWRSGGGEALSSSASFCSDSSPAPSPLPLTSKQEPSTEAPWVPVRPEPPEWPDQIVPASVEKNANSVELPLSLRIIKRKKRWEDGWLREAGESACCSVKRAFSSMVFMIREIQSYTLQMREVIFREDLQGILSRVQREMNSSFVWLFQQVFSCTPTLMVSVMLLLANFTVFSMGHLEAAAMAAPNPPTQSMLENIVVEDHRQTHHNFSIKNFSSTGRTASIGGGGGGKAKPVAGATGDGRSDDRSLSYRTILPDGVSTAPGAMNTEEGKGASGEGESEAVAGAEEQQEEEARLWKAILEEASKTQARDEALMDPETLRRFVSPVTVVLEPDDLADYLRMEIMYHQALSQDPENSLLLANFAQFLYLVLHDHDRAEHYYKRAAGTEPKDAEALSRYASFLWLARKDLVAAEETYLEAIAADPGNAVHAANYAHFLWSTGGEDTCYPLEGDGAWR